The following is a genomic window from Pseudomonadota bacterium.
CAAAGTTGGTGCGCTGTATCAAAGCGAAGTTCTTGAAAGCAGCCAGAGTAGCGGTAAAGCAAATGATTTGAACGCATCAGCTATGTCGTTTATTGTGGCTTCCAGGCAAGATGCCGCCAACGAAGCCATTCCGCGTTACATCAAGGATGACCCTGAACGTTTTGCCGCGTACCAACAGCAAACAACGCAGTGGCAGGGCTTTCAGGCAGTCTATTCGCCCGATGTTCTTGAATCCCTCCTGAATCCACCAAAGCCGGAAGCAACAGCGGCCCTTGAAGCAGTCAAATTACCCGATCAAGCCACCCTGCGAAAAATGGATAATGCCGCCGCCGAAGCGTCAGCCAAGGGCAGTGAAACCGCCGTTGTGGCCGCCGCTGTCGTTAGCCCACCACCGGGCATTAACCCTGAAAAAATCCCATCGCTGGCCGCCGTCGGGGTAACCGGCGGGCAGTCTGCCAGTTCGAGCACCCCTGCTGTGCAGCTAGCGCAGCTGGCAAAGGCACCAACCGCGGATGATCTCTATCATAGCTAATCAGGCTTGAATTTTCAGGAATTTCGGCTAGTTTCCGCCCCATGCAACAACAGCCCAACGCTTCTGAAATCGTAAAACACGTCGACCTCTCACTGCCGGCGGAGGGCGGCAAGGTGCTGATGCATTCCTGCTGCGCGCCGTGTGCGGGCGAGCTGATGGAGCAGATGGTCGCCAACGGGATCGACCTCACGATCTTTTTTTACAACCCCAACATCCACCCATTGCGCGAATACGATATCCGCAAAAACGAAAATATTCGTTTTGCGGAAAAAATGGGCATCCCGTTTATCGACGCGGATTACGACGTACAGAACTGGTTCGCCCGCGCCAAAGGCATGGAGCGCGAGCCCGAGCGCGGCGTGCGCTGCACGATGTGTTTCGACATGCGCTTCGCCCGCACCGCGCTGCATGCGCAGGAGCACGGCTTTCCAATCATCACCAGCTCGCTGGGCATTTCGCGCTGGAAAAACCTCGACCAGATCAATGAATGCGGCGTGCGCGCGGCCGAGCCGTATGACGGCATCACCTACTGGGAATATAACTGGCGCAAAGAGGGCGGCGGGGCGCGCATGTACGACATCGCCAAACGTGAGGAATTCTACGCCCAACAATATTGCGGCTGCATCTATTCCCTGCGCGACAGCAACGAATGGCGCGAGAAAAATGGCCGCGAAAAAATCGCCATCGGCGAGACATGGTACGAGGAAAAACTCGACAATTAGCGGGTTTTCGGCGGCCGCTTACAACTATCGAGGTTGGCGAGGGATGTATCCCCCGGTGCGCAGGTCAGGCCGTGGTCAGGGACTACTTCTGCGGGTGCGGGCGTAAACAGGCGGCGAACGGTGGTGGCAAGGTTGCAAATGTCTGTTTGCCCGCTAGCCCACTCGCTTTTAGGAATAACACCCAACACCTCGAACCCGGCACGGTAGTAATTTGAGGCAGCCGTGGCCGCCGTATCCGGGAAGCAGCCAAGCCCCAGGCCTTCCTTGCGGTATTTGTTATATTGTACCCTGACATCTTTCGCCGCTTCGCGGGCGATTGCCTGATGGATGCTTCTGAGCGGTGCATCGTCTTTCTTATGCGCCAGATCCGCTTTGCATTCATCCGCCGGATGGGTGGCAAGAAACGCCGCTTTGGTCGTCGGCTGCGTAATCAGCTCGCCGCACACTGTGTGGGTTTTCAGCAAATCATTCATCACCTCGCGGGCGTGCTCGCCGGGGGTTTGTCGATCCGTTGGCTTATCGGTCATGCAGTTGCCGAGATGGGCGCTTGTTGCCGGCAAGGGATGGATGCGCGGGCTTATTGTCTGCGCTTGGGCTAAACGCTTTTTTTGCAAGCCCTACCATCGTCGCCATTTCATCTTGCCCCATGGGCGCTTCTGCTGCCGGTTCATTCGCGGCAAAGGCAATGCGCCGTTTTTCAGCCAACCCAATAGAGCCCGCCGCACACTGCACCTGATCTTCAGGAGAATAAACCACCTTGAGTGGCTTGCCTGTGTTCGTATCGATGATACCTTTGCCAATGCTGCCATTGAAGCATTCTTGGGCCGCAGCCAGGAGGTCGAGCTTACTGGTTGCAAGGGAGGTTGGCTTCTCTGTCATGACGCATTCTCTTTCATGTTCATTAAGCAATACTGCCACTATAGCGCAGCAATGGTTACAAAACCATGAAGATGGCAAAAAAAAAATCGGAGGTAGCTACTATATCACTGATTTTTAAATGAATAACCGCTTCACAAAACGGTCTGACGCTTAACGATTTTTTCATGAATCGCAGGGTATAGTGAAAAAAACGGGGGAATACCTTATGGCGCAAGATGTCGTGAAACAAGTAAACGTCAACGCTCAGATCCTTTATGCGATGGGAGACGATCCTAAATTTCTAAAGGAGATGCTCAAGACGGCCGGCGTCATGGCAAATGCCAAGCTGGCACAGGCAAATCCGCCACCCACTCCGGAATCGACCGATACGTGGGGCCGTGCAGCTAATTTTATCGCAGAGATTGCGAAAGGCCCCCAAAAACCAGCCCCTAAAACGCTACAGAGACTCACGGATCCTGCCGTGATTGCCGCGCGTAGGGAGGCCTTTCAGGAGTTGCTGGATGGGATGCGCACCGTGATCGGTGCAGAGCCCTATCTTTCCGGCACGAAGATTATCCTTGCCGGGTTCAATCCAAACACCAACAAGACCAATGTAGAAACGCCCAATATGCAGTCCTATCTCGATATGCAAGGGACACTCCTGCGCCAACTTAAAGACACGTTTGCCCAGCAGAACTATAAGAGCCCGGAAGCGTTTCAGGGCTTAGTGGTTAGGGGTATGTCGGATGCCTACTTCAAGGGCGAGTATGGACACGCATTGCCTGTTCCGAAAGAAACCCATGATGGCATCGACACGCTCGTTGGCCGGGCCGCCGCAAAAGCCACCGCGCTGCCTGCAAGCATGACCACGATGACGGGCCGGCAGCCAGGCATCGTGGCGCCTAACGCGATAGTCGCCGCCGGAAACGCCCGCTAAGCCTTCTTCTTTGTCGCACTGATTTTGCTGACGCTGCTTTTGGCAGCGGCAATTTTCGGTGCGGTTTTGGCTTTGGGCGCGGCCGGTGCGGCGAGGGATTTTTCCTCGATCGCATCGATACAGCCGATGGCGGCAAGGTTAATAATATCCGCCACGTTCGCGTTCATGCTGACGATCTGGATGGGTTTTTCAAGCCCCACCAGAATCGGGCCGATCACGGTGCCCACACCAAGCTCTTCCAGCATGTTCGCTGAAATATGCGCCGAATGCAGCGCCGGCATCACCAGCACGTTGGCAGGTCCCGAGAGGCGGCAGAACGGGTAAAGTGCCATCAATTCCGGGTTGAGGGCGACGTCTGCGGACATTTCGCCATCATACTCGAAATCAATATCCGTACGCGCGTTGAGGATTTCCACCGCATCGCGGATGCGCTTGGATTTTTCCTTCATCGGGTTGCCGAAATTGGAATAAGAGAGCAGGGCGACGCGCGGTTCGTGGCCCATCTGCTGCACTTTGCGCGCGGTGCGGATGGCGATATCGGCGAGCTCTTTCTCGTTTGGCAATTCCTGCACGGCGGTGTCGGAAATAAACACCGTACGGTTTTTGCTTACCAGCATCGACACGCCAAACAGGAACTGGCCCGGCTTGGTATCGATCGCGCGGCAGATATTTTCCAGCGCGCGGTAATAGTTGCGGGTGAGGCCGGTGATCACCACATCGCCATGGCCGCACGAAATCATGCAGCTGGCGAAGATGTTGCGGTCGTTCTTCACCATCCGCTCCACATCGCGCTTGAGGAAGCCTTTGCGCTGAAGCTTGCCAAACAGATACTCGATATATTGGCTGAGATGGCTGGTGACCGCGGCATTGACGATCTCCAGATCATCCGCATGCTTGATGCCGAGTTTGTGGATCGTGTTGCGGATGCGCTCCGCGCGACCGATCAGGATCGGGTGGCCATAGCCATTATCGCGCCAGTGGATGGCGGCGCGGATGACTTTTTCTTCCTCGCCTTCGGCAAAAATCACGCGTTGCGGGTTCTGGCGCACCACGTCGAAAATATTCGCCATGGAATTGGCCGCCGGGTCTAAGCGCGCCGAAAGCTGGCGCTTATAGGCCGCAAAATCCTGAATCGGACGGCGGGCAACGCCCGAATCCATCGCCGCGCGGGCGACCGCAATCGGGATGGTGGTGATGAGACGCGGGTCAAACGGCGTCGGTATGATATATTCCGGCCCGTATTTCATTTCGCGGCCCGAATAAACGGCGAGCACTTCATCGGGCACATCGGCCCGCGCCAGCTCAGCGATGGCTTCCGCGGCCGCAACCTTCATCTCGACATTGATCTCGCGCGCCCGCACATCCAGCGCACCGCGGAAGATGTAGGGGAAGCCCATGACGTTGTTGACCTGGTTGTTATAATCCGAACGGCCGGTCGCGATGATCGCATCCGAGCGCACTTCGAGCACTTCCTCCGGCATAATTTCCGGCACCGGGTTCGCCATCGCGAAAATGATCGGCTGCTTGGCCATCGAGCGCACATGCTCTTTGGTGATCGCACCGGCGGATGAAAGACCGAGGAACACATCCGCGCCCTCCATCGCCTCGCTCAGCGTGCGTTTTTTGGTGTTGACGGCATGGGCCGATTTCCACTGGTTCATGGAGGAATCGTTGCGGCCTTCGTAAATCACGCCGGAACGGTCGCACAGCAGCACGTTTTCATGCTTCACGCCCATATGTTTCAGCAGCTCGATGCAGGCAATACCCGCCGAACCCGCGCCATTGGCGACGATTTTAAGCTCCGACAACTGACGGCCCGTGATATGCGCCGCGTTGATGATGCCTGCGGCGGTGACAATCGCGGTGCCGTGCTGGTCGTCATGGAACACCGGAATATCGCACAGCGCTTTCAGGCGCTCTTCGATGATGAAGCAATCCGGCGCGCCAATATCTTCGAGGTTAATGCCGCCGAAGGTGCAGGAGATCGAGCGCACGGTTTCAACGATTGCATCCACATCCACCGAATCGACTTCGATATCGATCGAGTCAATATCCGCAAAGCGCTTGAAGAGAATGGCTTTGCCTTCCATCACCGGCTTGGAGGCCAGTGCGCCGAGGTTGCCAAGGCCAAGCACCGCCGTGCCGTTTGACACCACCGCCACCAGGTTGCCCTTGCTGGTGTAATCATAGGCCGCGTTTTTATCTTCGTTGATTTTGATGCATGGCACCGCGACGCCGGGCGAATAGCCAAGGGCAAGGTCACGCTGGGTGATAAGCGGCTTGGTCGGCGTAATGGAAATTTTACCGGGGGTGCCCTGGGAGTGGTAGAGCAGCGCTTCTTCGTCGGTAATTTTCATGTTTTCACTGGCCATGCTAACG
Proteins encoded in this region:
- a CDS encoding epoxyqueuosine reductase QueH — its product is MHSCCAPCAGELMEQMVANGIDLTIFFYNPNIHPLREYDIRKNENIRFAEKMGIPFIDADYDVQNWFARAKGMEREPERGVRCTMCFDMRFARTALHAQEHGFPIITSSLGISRWKNLDQINECGVRAAEPYDGITYWEYNWRKEGGGARMYDIAKREEFYAQQYCGCIYSLRDSNEWREKNGREKIAIGETWYEEKLDN
- a CDS encoding NADP-dependent malic enzyme — protein: MASENMKITDEEALLYHSQGTPGKISITPTKPLITQRDLALGYSPGVAVPCIKINEDKNAAYDYTSKGNLVAVVSNGTAVLGLGNLGALASKPVMEGKAILFKRFADIDSIDIEVDSVDVDAIVETVRSISCTFGGINLEDIGAPDCFIIEERLKALCDIPVFHDDQHGTAIVTAAGIINAAHITGRQLSELKIVANGAGSAGIACIELLKHMGVKHENVLLCDRSGVIYEGRNDSSMNQWKSAHAVNTKKRTLSEAMEGADVFLGLSSAGAITKEHVRSMAKQPIIFAMANPVPEIMPEEVLEVRSDAIIATGRSDYNNQVNNVMGFPYIFRGALDVRAREINVEMKVAAAEAIAELARADVPDEVLAVYSGREMKYGPEYIIPTPFDPRLITTIPIAVARAAMDSGVARRPIQDFAAYKRQLSARLDPAANSMANIFDVVRQNPQRVIFAEGEEEKVIRAAIHWRDNGYGHPILIGRAERIRNTIHKLGIKHADDLEIVNAAVTSHLSQYIEYLFGKLQRKGFLKRDVERMVKNDRNIFASCMISCGHGDVVITGLTRNYYRALENICRAIDTKPGQFLFGVSMLVSKNRTVFISDTAVQELPNEKELADIAIRTARKVQQMGHEPRVALLSYSNFGNPMKEKSKRIRDAVEILNARTDIDFEYDGEMSADVALNPELMALYPFCRLSGPANVLVMPALHSAHISANMLEELGVGTVIGPILVGLEKPIQIVSMNANVADIINLAAIGCIDAIEEKSLAAPAAPKAKTAPKIAAAKSSVSKISATKKKA